The DNA segment CATCCAGACTTTGAGATAAATTAGATCACGGCAGAGTCATCCAAGTGAGATGACAGACACTTTACAGCCGGGAGATGGTAATTGTGATTCGCTTGCTTTGTATGGTTCGGCACGGCTAGGGGAATTTTCTCGGGGTACCAAGGGGGCAAGCTGCACCCCAATTAGTTGCCGAGACAATTTGCATTTCTCTGAAAGCTCTCTCTGCGCTGCGTACgcgcgtacacacagacacacacattcttccacTCCCTCAAACTAGAATATAAACAGGACTAAGAGGTGGAACTACAAATTTgaggcaaccccccccccccccccccccctgcatatTTCATTGTGACACTGCGCTCAGAGGAGCAGAGCGGGTCATAGATCACCCAGTGTTGTCTTAATCAGTAATCTAAATCCTACTGAGCGCTGCCAGTGTGAGGCAGAGTGGCAGTAGACTGCTCACCCAAGAGCccgggagatggagagggtgacagaatgcaaacagacagacagataggtagGCAGTTAACTGCACAGGGCTGGGTGTGGAAGGGGAACCCAACtcatagagaagagagagaaaatgagaatcaGTGAGATGTGTGgttaaaggggagagagaaaatgagaatcaGTGAGTGAGTATCAGTGAGATATATGGGTGAGATATGTGGgttaaggggagagagagaaatgggaatcagtgagagtgagagagagtgagagagtgagatatgtgggtaaaggggagagagaaaatgagaatcaGTGAGTATCAGTGAGATATATGGGTGAGGTATGTGGgttaaggggagagagagaaaatgggaatcagtgagagtgagagagagtgagagagtgagatatgTGGGTGAAGTGGAAGCATAGTacagtgagagaagagaagatggagacgggagtaaaaagagagtgagcaagagtggaacagagaaagagggatagagatgaaGAGCGTGAAGAACAGCAGAGGAAGTGACCcacaaagagaagaggaatgacacacagagaaagaaagaaaaagatgaagaCGAAGAAcataaaagagggagagagagagagaatataacaGAGGCAGTTtaagagagaaggtgtgtgaaaGCTGTATAGCGGTGTGTTGACCCACCGATCCGGTGTCCGGCCTGGCGGCTGATGGCGGCGATGCACTGGATGTAGGTGCGCGTGGTGGACATGGAGTCGTTGCGCGAGAGCTCGGAGAGCAGGTGCTCGATCAGGTCCACGAACACCAGGTTGCCACAGCTCATCACCAGGTGGCCCAGGGCGATGATGGTGCGCTTGCGCACGGCCAGCCGCGGGCTCGTCAGCTGGGGCAGCAAGCAGCTCAGGATGGACGGGTGGAAGTTCACTAACAGACCACCCTgcctgtgagaggagaggggagagagagagagaaagaaagagggaatgagaggtCATGGCCCAACAACAGTGCTGTGTGTCAGGGCGGTGGTGGTGAAGTCTAGTCTGTCCCACACCAAACTCATCTATTGACCATTATGACTGTATTATTACATGTTGTATGTACagatatttttacattttgcatccatccatccatccatccatccatccgggCTGTAATGGTACACAAAAGTCACGGTTCGGTTCACATCATGGTTTGGAGATCACTGTTTGGTTCGGTACAACaagaaaaaagcaacaaaaaaaacccaaatgcATAAGGCTAGGTTCCCTTTCATTCAATCTGACTAGcatggtcttgtagcagcagccagtttctctgtctttgtttcccaGTGGCTATGTCAGGCTCTGCACGCTGTGCAACATTTCCATGCTATAGTTCACGTCCATGCTTATCCAACTGCACAGCAGTGGCTGACAATCAGGCGGGTTTTCAACAGTTTATCATAGAGGGAACTCTAATGTTTTGATGCTATGTTTGATGTCCTCCTTACGAAACACAGCAGACAGTGTGGCATTTCTACAcaggtatgggtgtgtgtgaactgcagggggggtggggagtcCAGGGCCTCTGGTgtgttgcggtgtgtgtgttattctgacAGATTCCGCCACACACCCACGCTTCTCTTAAAAGCCCAGCAGGGAGAGGTCTGGAGGAGCTGCTTGGAATTCAGAATGCCACTCCATGCTGCGTGGATACACACCAACGGGTGGGAACCAGGGAGTggtcagtatacacacacacacacacacaccatcctttctcccacacacactcaccatggcATTACCTTTACATTtgaacactcacagacatccaTACTTTTCTAACACAAACATACCAGACCTAcacactacgcacacacacaaacacagaactctcacacacccatactaagcctcttttacacacacacacacacacacacacacacacacacacaacaaccttgAAGGACACAGTAGGGAGACCTACATTTAAATTAGCAGAATTCAGCTTCCTAAAAGTCCATCAAAAACCTCAGTTGCAcacaacccacccaccccccaaaaaaagtcaGTTGAATGCAGCATTCACCTTCATGCAGTACTTACTGCCTGCAGACACAGGCACTCCCAAGTGCTTTCTTACTGAAATATTACAGATGCTCTAGAACAGAACAcagccccaccacacacacacacacacacacagccccaccacacacacacacacacacacacacacacacacacacacacacacacacacacacacacacacacacacacacacacgggttgcCATACCTGCTCAGCAtgtctgccatgatgtccagtGCCTCAAGCTGCACAGACACGTCCTCCTGTTTGGCGATGGCACTTGTGAGACGCCCTGTgatctttttacacacacttgcCGCCAGCGCTGAGCCtgagggtgcacacacacacacacacacacacacacacacacacacacaccccaaaggGAGTGTGGAAACACAGCAAAAAATAGCTTTAGAGCtggtaagggagagagaataaaaatatgtataggtatatgtgtatgcatgaaaAAAGAGAACACTCAAGCATGACAGGACATGCTTCCATGGTGGACCGTCACACTgcctctttgagtgtgtgtctgtttgtgtctgtttgtgtttgtgtgtgtgtgtccatctgaatgagccctctgttctccctctgccAGCCATCAGACAGCGAGAGGGAGCGCCTGGACAGACTTTAGAGCCATTGTGAGCGGCCGAGCATCACCCTCTACAGCACTTGGCTGACACACAGCGCCACTCAAGAGccgcccttcacacacacacacacacacacacacaactccccgATAGCCCCTTCAAACATGAAAGCCTGCTCTTGCAGAAAAAGGTGAACTATGACTTTTGCTCACCATCTTGGTGAAATATCTAGGGCAGGGttgtggagaagagaggtgtCTAGTGCATTTCCTGTATGAATGGGGCGCATCTAATTTAACACCTCTGTCTTTACTGTTAGCGCTAAATATATTTCTCAGCTTAGCTAGGTGTTCTGTAGCGTTGGTAGTGACACAGGgggttattatatatatatatatatatatatacacgcaaACTGGGGAGTCATTATATTATATCACATTCACATATCATTAGATTATCACATATATCACATTGTTTTTATAACTAATGCTTTTCTTCATacagcagggagagagatgggatgtgGGGTGtggacaggtcacaggtcatgaCATGGCCTGAGGCGGAGGAATCCTCACCACTGGAGGCGGGGGGCAGTTCCCCGATGACGGTCTTCAGGCCGATGCTGGAGATGTCTCGGAGCTGCTCCTTGTCTGACAGCATGTTGGTGCACAGCGTGTCCACGATGGTCTCCACCTGGTACTCCTTCACCTTACTGACCAGGGGTCCCAG comes from the Clupea harengus unplaced genomic scaffold, Ch_v2.0.2, whole genome shotgun sequence genome and includes:
- the LOC122129469 gene encoding cullin-associated NEDD8-dissociated protein 1-like — its product is MASASYHISNLLEKMTSSDKDFRFMATNDLMSELQKDSIKLDDDSERKVVKMILKLLEDKNGEVQNLAVKCLGPLVSKVKEYQVETIVDTLCTNMLSDKEQLRDISSIGLKTVIGELPPASSGSALAASVCKKITGRLTSAIAKQEDVSVQLEALDIMADMLSRQGGLLVNFHPSILSCLLPQLTSPRLAVRKRTIIALGHLVMSCGNLVFVDLIEHLLSELSRNDSMSTTRTYIQCIAAISRQAGHRIGEYLEKIIPLVVKFCNVDDDELREYCIQAFESFVRRYVHHPPPLLSSSTLPAHCPCWPNVFITGTEPDALPQPPTYHQCHMLPSDHQPGDS